In Cololabis saira isolate AMF1-May2022 chromosome 10, fColSai1.1, whole genome shotgun sequence, a single window of DNA contains:
- the si:ch211-106k21.5 gene encoding SLIT and NTRK-like protein 4 gives MGFHLGLLLAFPLLLKPSSVDGCVCPAATVLSRFPSEVPADICCLNFSGSAFSHVHWSVFTNETNVETLDLSNCNVSVIHADGRESSSLQRVYLDRNRLTALPGHFLAGQPNLTELNLSGNLLRELPEGFLQDSDNLQVLSLHANQLRSLPGNILQVSSLQRLELDGNPWDCSCSLLQGLEAGSTANRTVHLKDLVRNLTCSSPRHLAGRTVWSVRLGDVCRPAGLTVLFIVLPLLILCALLLCWCCGRKRKKKEAPVFSSSKKRVPGSTGNGQRHHGRQQPSAAGQGKAGAGVREGILKNQLLLRPASALLGSTRDLYEEVEVKLGSAESLPRVSSCCSSSVEGKPGSQGPDKLSKTELDTVSVTEVLKDSADREKAYMTQSTEYYSLVPGIELEDSDHGEYENVELS, from the coding sequence ATGGGTTTCCACTTGGGTCTTCTGCTGGCCTTCCCGCTGCTGCTGAAGCCGTCGTCCGTGGACGGATGCGTTTGTCCAGCGGCCACCGTTCTGTCCCGGTTTCCGTCCGAGGTCCCTGCTGATATCTGCTGCTTGAACTTCTCCGGCTCCGCCTTCAGCCACGTGCACTGGTCTGTGTTCACCAACGAGACAAACGTAGAGACGCTGGATCTGTCCAACTGTAATGTCAGCGTTATTCACGCCGACGGCAGAGAAAGCTCCTCGCTGCAGAGGGTTTACCTGGACCGGAACAGGCTGACGGCGTTGCCGGGCCACTTCCTCGCCGGCCAGCCCAACCTGACCGAGTTGAATCTGAGCGGGAATCTCCTCCGGGAGCTTCCCGAGGGTTTCCTCCAGGACTCTGACAATCTCCAGGTGTTGTCTCTGCACGCCAACCAGCTCCGCTCGCTCCCCGGTAATATCCTGCAGGTGTCCAGTCTGCAGAGGCTGGAGCTGGACGGGAACCCGTGGGACTGCTCCTGTTCGCTGCTGCAGGGCCTGGAGGCCGGCAGCACGGCCAACAGGACGGTCCACCTGAAGGACCTGGTGAGGAACCTGACCTGCTCGTCTCCCCGACACCTGGCGGGGAGGACGGTGTGGTCCGTGAGGCTCGGCGACGTCTGCCGCCCGGCCGGTCTCACCGTGCTCTTCATCGTGCtgcccctcctcatcctctgcGCCTTGCTGCTCTGCTGGTGCTgcgggaggaagaggaagaagaaagaagcccCCGTGTTCAGCAGCTCCAAGAAGAGGGTCCCCGGTTCCACCGGCAACGGCCAGAGACACCACGGCCGGCAGCAGCCTTCGGCCGCCGGGCAGGGAAAAGCCGGGGCCGGCGTCAGGGAGGGGATCCTGAAgaaccagctgctgctccgtccGGCGTCGGCGCTCCTGGGCAGCACGCGGGATCTCTACGAAGAGGTGGAGGTCAAGCTGGGCTCCGCCGAGTCTCTTCCCCGAGTTTCCTCCTGCTGTTCCAGCTCCGTGGAGGGGAAGCCGGGCTCCCAGGGGCCCGACAAGCTCAGCAAGACGGAGCTGGACACGGTCAGCGTGACCGAGGTGCTGAAGGACTCGGCCGACCGGGAGAAAGCCTACATGACTCAGTCCACTGAGTACTACAGCCTGGTCCCAGGCATCGAGCTGGAGGACTCGGACCACGGCGAGTATGAGAACGTGGAGCTGTCGTGA